A genomic region of Paenibacillus sp. PL2-23 contains the following coding sequences:
- a CDS encoding putative holin-like toxin — MEVKDALTIMFLFGSFILALLTYINSNNKRK; from the coding sequence ATGGAGGTTAAGGATGCGCTAACGATCATGTTTCTGTTTGGATCGTTTATCCTTGCACTTTTAACATACATTAATTCTAACAACAAGAGAAAGTAA